Proteins encoded by one window of Gouania willdenowi chromosome 4, fGouWil2.1, whole genome shotgun sequence:
- the LOC114461777 gene encoding adenomatous polyposis coli protein 2-like, producing MEELSQRMTQLPCIDTFSMQMDQIRQQLQFEAQQLRSAMEERFGTNEQVLQRTQMRISRLEHLEKELQETCGSQESQLELSGAEMPPAGEPENSSSSAATGAQTTDGGSKVDVLFWLLSLLANRDKEEISGSLLALSSSQQSCVAMRKSGFVPLLLQILHPPPGGAAGSSDTLASGGVASCNREAKSRASAALHNIVFSQPDEGQTGRERRVLHTLEQIRSYCDSGWDWMEVRGREDVPEPVDPQVCQAVCVVMKLSFEEEYRRAMNELGGLQVVSDLIQLDQEMFGVHNDPINMALRRYAGMALTNLTFGDVVNKATLCSRKDCLLALVSQLSSDSEELHQVVSSILRNLSWRADISSKRVLRDIGCVPALMTCALQATKESTLKSLLSALWNLSAHSIDNKASLCAVDGALSFLVSTLTYRCQTNSLAIIESGGGILRNVSSLVATREEYRQILRDHNCLQTLLQHLRSHSLTIVSNACGTLWNVSARSPKDQELLWDLGAVSMLRNLIHSKHKMIAMGSAAALRNLLTNRPLKYKDTAVVSPGSCTPSLYMRKQKALEAELDAKHLAETFDTLEKHSPKHLNKPLRHIESLVKDYASDSGCFDDDEAPNMSSSLDTGCFSMMSSFLSNSNYLQNQPRNRVSESERDSDPPQLTERRSTRPDDEVSAAAEKLAKKITNTVAKIDRLVDDITMHTSSEDSLSLSSEDHLADWPYGQGELNDARAKSFSPCCMSDTSSRAHREWLSKAHALLRLKTAHTSVSTDSLNSGSTSDGYCGSKEQIRALSRAQRPNQLDLRVDHQEFINGGPATLNQMIQQEVPERDSEDWKDVKALELNSTNKKNQDQQDVTPVSASTKVSSDVSMTSIKLSPSYQQVPLIQSVTKFGVAKTSINVQAAQAMRRQAWVPTVMTGGSITKFSPLTSSRSPTIGTMETVQKYSVENTPICFSRCSSLSSLSSGDGALGGQSENELDSDLSLEIIEVEDEKELKQTEEDETLEDLSDSQLLITDSKTFPSKETEPIEIPVKREKVFLRAVSPAILEDRSPSSSSENYIHETPLVMSRCSSVSSLGSFESPSIASSIQSDPCSEMIDGTISPSDLPDSPGQTMPPSRSKTPCFVESNGPDSQSTGMTGQWESSLRTFMDIADSKERFNLPSDLDTMIYFTVEKPTENFSCASSLSALPLHEHYIQKDVELKLTPLLQKGDKNLDESGQENWERYSECNSDDDIEILKECINSAMPSKFRKVRPSQMTTIPSHILNSQVRKPIHFPVYMMLPNGKTQMYPGRRIVIPQKDFKFEDSSFTDSTEGTINFSSTTSLSDETLEYPIKEQGAKDCTARTNSKKELIHDEAKRIQDLRIFSHFHKPNRTNYQQELPTRRTTKHIIPTQKVLMQSKEVADRVANQKHRDLSPHQRRRQGQVTIRKLELPVIKQNTDSNHSVGLQRGHALYRQMTQSSEESNGFKDDENEEVMKQTCRNSIREACRHTLSQSLTNIGKMENSQMKPKGFERIKQCLIKDDSQTCYSLSSSLSSLSDAEFENHKTKVQQVWYKNRHNKALNMLQQTKHGDIHSKYEENSSPSSVSMDSEDDLLQKCITSAMPKQRRKAAARKKKDNSQKMKPKGSGGWDMYEDMDSDDMAWDRESDLNSVEWRAIQEGANCVVTGLQASKSQDPSSEETESVLSFMSTSSFTPKERKFAKDKKPNKPLDFAQRKPVPNLPVVFRGRTVTYTPKKDDPPSQRPPPRKPQTKSDAPKNPNLAQHRSKSLHRLGRPQDTELSLPKRSSTPPPRIPKSSSSGSSQSSSPSKPPQNKIKTQTKKPIHWKSPTSTSSPPASSPPERKGRSPVINQNEKSPPPKTQKSPVRIPYMQNAVRPPRPLSPLVTNQTTTGQQNQVCGKRMLPANQYDLVRMTSVHSNGGDSDRSGFLRQLTFIKESKNVLRRDGSTHKTPGSQSGSSRRAVPAAPAVFLCSSRCQELKAVVQAPRRAQVKNPVQRQQAQKPNPGLQRQTVNLSRATYSERDLSAKRPFRRTSSESPSRATQQSGPGSVSGIRLQQDKDSFKRHASSPSINVLSRVTSRSSLRSSSSDSSGRAKSEDETKKKGQRLRLRDGVTWRRIKHEDAPQILKSSQASSPEVEKPKPPARPVKLPTILLASRKMSDAIVQTEDFTNSKTPSGTSPTVDTVFKDRSSPALGKKTNSTSGGKLDADMDGSLKAVTTDGHVGGAVIFRQGSPSKAALVTPFNYTPSLISGHAASLPEKSAGKNEV from the exons TTGCTCTGTCCAGCTCCCAGCAGAGCTGCGTTGCCATGAGGAAGTCCGGCTTCGTCCCTCTCCTGTTGCAGATCCTCCACCCGCCTCCAGGTGGCGCTGCTGGGTCGTCCGACACGTTGGCTAGTGGCGGCGTGGCGAGCTGTAACCGAGAAGCTAAATCCAGAGCGAGCGCCGCGCTGCACAACATTGTCTTCTCTCAACCCGATGAAGGACAGACTGGACGAGAGCGGCGAGTCCTTCACACGTTGGAACAGATACGCAGCTACTGCGACAGCGGCTGGGACTGGATGGAGGTCCGCGGCAGGGAag ATGTTCCTGAGCCCGTGGACCCTCAGGTGTGTCAGGCCGTGTGTGTCGTTATGAAGCTTTCCTTTGAGGAGGAATACAGACGAGCCATGAACGAACTGG gaGGCCTCCAAGTGGTGTCTGATCTGATCCAACTGGACCAGGAGATGTTCGGCGTACACAACGATCCCATCAACATGGCTCTACGTCGCTACGCAGGCATGGCTCTGACCAACCTAACCTTTGGAGACGTCGTCAACAAG GCCACCCTGTGCTCGAGGAAGGACTGCCTGCTAGCGTTGGTGAGCCAGCTGAGCTCGGACAGCGAGGAGCTCCATCAGGTGGTTTCTAGTATCCTCAGAAACCTGTCGTGGAGAGCCGACATCAGCAGCAAACGAGTGCTGCGAGACATCGGCTGTGTGCCCGCGCTGATGACGTGCGCTTTGCAGGCCACTAag GAGTCGACCCTGAAGTCTCTGCTCAGTGCTCTGTGGAACTTGTCGGCTCACAGCATCGATAACAAAGCATCACTGTGCGCGGTGGACGGCGCTCTGAGCTTCCTGGTCAGCACGCTGACGTATCGCTGTCAGACCAACTCGCTTGCCATCATTGAGAGCGGAGGAGGAATCTTGAGGAATGTCTCCAGCCTGGTGGCAACACGGGAGGAATACAG GCAAATCCTACGGGATCATAACTGCCTGCAGACTTTGCTGCAGCACCTACGTTCTCACAGTCTGACCATCGTCAGCAATGCCTGCGGGACGCTGTGGAATGTGTCGGCGAGGAGCCCGAAGGACCAGGAGTTGCTTTGGGACCTGGGAGCCGTCAGCATGCTCCGAAACCTCATCCATTCCAAGCACAAGATGATCGCCATGGGCAGCGCTGCGGCTCTCAGGAACCTGCTTACCAATCGACCGCTGAAGTACAAGGACACGGCCGTGGTGTCACCCGGCTCCTGCACACCGTCGCTCTACATGAGAAAGCAGAAAGCTCTGGAGGCGGAGCTTGATGCCAAACATTTGGCAGAAACATTTGACACGCTGGAGAAACACAGTCCCAAACACCTCAACAAACCGCTGCGGCACATCGAGAGCCTAGTGAAGGATTACGCCTCAGACTCCGGTTGTTTCGATGATGATGAGGCACCAAACATGTCCAGCAGCCTTGACACTGGTTGCTTCTCCATGATGTCCTCGTTTCTCTCCAATTCTAACTATCTTCAAAATCAGCCCCGCAACAGAGTCAGTGAATCGGAACGGGATTCGGATCCACCTCAGTTGACGGAGAGGAGGAGCACTCGACCAGACGATGAGGTCTCAGCAGCTGCAGAGAAACTGGCCAAAAAGATCACCAACACAGTGGCAAAGATAGACAGATTGGTGGATGACATCACCATGCATACGTCTTCCGAGGACAGTCTGAGCCTCAGCTCCGAGGACCACCTGGCAGACTGGCCATACGGACAGGGTGAGCTGAACGATGCTCGGGCCAAGTCCTTCTCGCCCTGCTGTATGTCCGACACCAGCAGCCGAGCTCACAGGGAGTGGCTCAGCAAGGCTCACGCCCTCCTTCGCCTGAAAACTGCGCATACAAGCGTCTCCACGGACAGCCTGAACAGCGGCAGTACCAGCGACGGATACTGTGGCAGCAAAGAACAGATTCGAGCTTTATCGAGAGCTCAGCGACCAAACCAGCTGGACCTCAGAGTAGATCATCAGGAGTTCATCAATGGCGGGCCTGCAACCCTGAATCAGATGATCCAGCAGGAGGTCCCAGAGAGAGACTCTGAGGATTGGAAAGATGTGAAAGCTCTGGAACTAAACAGCACAAACAAAAAGAACCAAGATCAGCAGGACGTAACACCCGTCAGTGCGTCCACAAAGGTTTCCTCAGACGTCAGCATGACTTCAATCAAACTGTCTCCTTCCTATCAGCAGGTCCCTCTAATTCAGAGTGTGACCAAGTTCGGTGTAGCAAAAACATCTATCAACGTACAGGCAGCACAGGCTATGAGGAGACAAGCATGGGTTCCCACTGTGATGACGGGAGGGAGCATCACCAAGTTTTCTCCTCTGACCTCTAGCAGAAGCCCCACCATCGGGACAATGGAGACGGTTCAGAAATACTCTGTGGAAAACACTCCAATCTGCTTCTCTCGGTGCAGCTCACTGTCCTCACTGTCCTCTGGTGACGGAGCGTTGGGCGGACAGAGTGAGAACGAGCTGGACAGCGACTTGTCCTTAGAGATAATTGAAGTAGAAGACGAAAAAGAACTGAAACAAACTGAAGAGGACGAAACCTTGGAGGATCTGAGTGACAGTCAGCTGCTGATCACTGATTCAAAAACATTCCCAAGCAAAGAGACGGAGCCCATTGAGATTCCTGTCAAACGGGAGAAGGTGTTCCTCCGAGCAGTTTCACCAGCTATTCTCGAAGATAGATCTCCATCCAGCTCGTCAGAAAACTACATCCACGAGACACCACTGGTGATGAGTCGCTGCAGCTCGGTGAGCTCTTTGGGCAGTTTTGAGTCTCCGTCCATTGCAAGCTCTATCCAGAGTGATCCCTGCAGTGAGATGATAGATGGCACAATAAGTCCCAGTGACCTTCCCGACAGCCCAGGACAAACCATGCCGCCGAGTCGAAGTAAAACCCCATGTTTTGTTGAGTCAAACGGGCCGGACTCACAAAGCACCGGAATGACCGGTCAGTGGGAGAGTAGTCTGCGTACATTCATGGATATTGCAGACTCCAAGGAGAGATTCAACCTTCCTTCTGATCTGGACACAATGATATACTTTACTGTGGAAAAACCCACTGAGAACTTCTCCTGTGCTTCCAGCCTGAGTGCCCTACCTCTTCACGAGCACTACATACAGAAAGACGTGGAGCTGAAACTCACTCCGCTGCTCCAGAAGGGTGACAAAAACCTGGATGAATCTGGACAGGAAAACTGGGAGCGGTATAGTGAGTGCAACTCTGACGATGACATTGAAATCCTAAAAGAGTGTATTAACTCCGCCATGCCCTCCAAGTTTCGGAAAGTAAGACCTTCCCAGATGACCACAATCCCATCTCACATTCTCAACTCTCAGGTTCGAAAACCAATTCATTTTCCAGTTTACATGATGCTACCCAACGGTAAAACACAAATGTACCCTGGGAGGAGAATCGTCATTCCCCAGAAAGACTTCAAGTTTGAGGATTCCTCCTTTACAGACTCAACAGAAGGAACCATCAACTTCTCCAGCACAACGTCTTTGAGTGATGAAACCCTGGAGTACCCGATTAAGGAGCAAGGTGCTAAAGACTGTACTGCCAGAACAAATAGCAAAAAGGAACTGATTCATGACGAGGCTAAGAGAATCCAAGACCTGAGGATATTCTCACACTTCCACAAACCAAACAGAACAAACTACCAGCAGGAGTTACCCACGAGACGAACAACTAAACACATCATTCCCACTCAGAAGGTGCTGATGCAGAGCAAAGAAGTTGCAGACCGAGTGGCAAACCAGAAACATCGAGACCTGTCACCCCATCAGAGGAGGCGACAAGGTCAAGTTACAATCAGGAAACTAGAGCTGCCTGTCATAAAGCAAAACACTGACAGTAACCACAGTGTGGGATTGCAAAGAGGCCACGCCCTCTACCGACAGATGACACAGTCCTCTGAGGAGAGTAATGGCTTCAAAGATGATGAGAATGAAGAAGTAATGAAGCAAACCTGCCGAAATTCAATCAGAGAAGCTTGCAGGCATACTCTCTCCCAAAGCCTGACCAACATTGGCAAGATGGAAAACTCCCAAATGAAGCCCAAAGGATTTGAAAGGATCAAACAGTGTCTGATTAAGGATGACTCGCAGACATGTTACTCACTGAGCTCCTCCCTAAGTTCACTTAGTGATGCTGAATttgaaaatcacaaaacaaaagtGCAGCAAGTTTGGTACAAGAATCGGCACAACAAAGCCCTGAACATGCTTCAGCAAACGAAGCACGGGGACATCCACAGTAAGTACGAAGAGAACAGCTCGCCCAGCTCTGTCAGCATGGATTCAGAGGACGACCTCCTTCAGAAGTGCATCACATCCGCCATGCCCAAGCAACGGAGAAAAGCAGCTGCCAGGAAGAAGAAAGATAACTCTCAGAAAATGAAACCAAAGGGGTCTGGCGGGTGGGACATGTATGAGGACATGGACAGTGATGACATGGCTTGGGATAGAGAGTCGGACCTCAACAGTGTTGAATGGAGGGCCATACAGGAGGGGGCTAACTGTGTGGTCACCGGACTGCAAGCCTCCAAGTCCCAGGACCCTTCCTCTGAGGAGACGGAGTCAGTGCTGTCGTTCATGTCCACATCCAGCTTCACGCCTAAAGAAAGGAAGTTCGCCAAGGACAAGAAGCCAAACAAACCTTTAGACTTCGCTCAACGCAAGCCGGTCCCGAACTTACCTGTTGTTTTTAGAGGCAGAACTGTCACCTATACGCCCAAAAAGGACGATCCTCCATCACAGAGGCCACCGCCAAGGAAACCCCAGACCAAGAGCGATGCTCCAAAGAATCCGAACCTGGCTCAACACAGATCAAAGAGTCTGCACCGACTAGGTCGTCCACAGGACACAGAGCTGTCTTTGCCAAAAAGGAGctctacaccacctccacggatACCAAAGAGTTCGTCATCTGGTTCATCGCAAAGCTCCTCTCCATCCAAACCCCCTCAGAATAAGATCAAAACTCAGACTAAGAAACCAATCCATTGGAAGAGCCCCACATCTACAAGCAGCCCACCTGCTAGCAGCCCCCCTGAAAGAAAAGGACGCTCCCCTGTCATTAATCAAAACGAGAAATCGCCACCACCCAAAACCCAGAAGTCCCCCGTGCGAATCCCTTACATGCAAAACGCTGTCAGACCACCGAGACCTCTATCTCCACTGGTAACAAACCAAACCACCACCGGGCAGCAAAACCAGGTCTGTGGAAAGAGGATGCTTCCTGCAAACCAATATGACTTGGTCCGGATGACATCTGTTCATTCCAACGGGGGTGATTCTGACCGCAGTGGATTTCTGAGACAGCTAACGTTTATTAAGGAGTCAAAGAATGTGCTGAGGCGTGACGGCTCAACTCATAAGACTCCAGGATCACAAAGTGGATCCTCTCGCAGAGCTGTGCCCGCTGCACCGGCCGTTTTCCTGTGTTCGTCGCGCTGTCAGGAACTCAAGGCAGTAGTTCAGGCCCCAAGAAGGGCACAAGTAAAAAACCCGGTACAGAGACAGCAGGCCCAGAAGCCGAATCCCGGTCTGCAGAGACAGACTGTCAACCTTTCAAGAGCCACGTACAGTGAAAGAGACCTTTCAGCAAAACGCCCTTTCAGAAGAACCAGTTCTGAAAGTCCCAGTAGAGCGACTCAGCAAAGTGGGCCAGGCAGTGTGTCAGGAATCCGCTTGCAGCAAGACAAAGACAGCTTCAAACGCCACGCCTCATCACCGAGCATCAACGTATTGAGCCGCGTCACCAGCCGATCCTCTCTACGCTCTTCATCGTCGGATTCAAGTGGAAGAGCAAAGAGTGAAGACGAGACAAAGAAGAAAGGGCAAAGATTGCGGCTGAGGGATGGAGTTACCTGGAGGAGAATCAAGCATGAAGACGCACCACAGATCCTGAAAAGCAGTCAGGCATCATCTCCTGAGGTAGAGAAACCCAAACCACCTGCTCGTCCTGTAAAACTTCCGACCATTCTGCTTGCTTCTCGGAAGATGAGCGATGCAATTGTACAGACAGAAGATTTCACCAACAGCAAAACCCCCTCCGGCACTTCTCCGACCGTTGATACTGTCTTTAAGGACAGATCCAGTCCTGCCCTTGGTAAAAAGACAAATTCCACCTCTGGTGGAAAGCTGGATGCCGATATGGACGGATCACTGAAGGCAGTAACTACTGACGGCCATGTTGGAGGAGCCGTCATTTTCCGTCAAGGGTCACCGAGCAAGGCTGCCCTAGTCACTCCGTTTAACTACACGCCCAGCCTGATAAGCGGCCATGCTGCTAGCCTCCCTGAGAAGTCTGCAGGAAAGAATGAAGTGTGA
- the LOC114461783 gene encoding UPF0449 protein C19orf25 homolog: MNLGSKGKKRPVLPSRPEPPSVERILEDMSRAGPEDPVFKVREESGEDCGLSATDERFNQVRHFLLLQQRLQEAGAELHKKRAVLEDAGVQLENDVAKVKGQNLTVQRAATPDL, from the exons ATGAACCTCGGCTCCAAAGGGAAGAAGCGGCCGGTGCTGCCGAGCCGCCCGGAGCCGCCCTCCGTGGAGCGGATCCTGGAGGACATGAGCCGGGCTGGACCCGAAGACCCGGTGTTCAAGGTCCGGGAGGAGAGCGGGGAAG ACTGTGGGCTCTCCGCCACTGACGAGCGATTCAACCAGGTGCGTCACTTCCTGCTCCTTCAGCAGCGTTTACAGGAAGCGGGGGCGGAGCTACACAAAAAGAGGGCGGTGCTTGAAGATGCTGGGGTTCAGTTGGAAAATGACGTGGCCAAGGTCAAGGGTCAAAACCTGACTGTGCAAAGAGCAGCGacccctgacctctga